In Aegilops tauschii subsp. strangulata cultivar AL8/78 chromosome 3, Aet v6.0, whole genome shotgun sequence, one genomic interval encodes:
- the LOC141042624 gene encoding uncharacterized protein, whose protein sequence is MACWLLVFVWVWWLPFMFARAKELQWEGCSAKRCGNLTISDPSWLTDLETGRSCGSLDFEVNCNNSMPVLQSSGSTGLSGFAIKDILYEERSLRVVDLYKEEDFDVSNGCNLPRWNTSRKLGHPFKVNPINLNLIFYNCTKTVALVEARCVNTSNAFVRAGVRSDMTGGYAGYALDGCDAIVVPVPGSSGEGKASNYKRVISDGFLLTWDPPPAPGQPWRMLALLVLSR, encoded by the exons ATGGCCTGCTGGCTCTTAGTTTTCGTCTGGGTTTGGTGGTTGCCATTCATGTTCGCCCGGGCTAAGGAGCTGCAATGGGAAGGCTGCTCGGCCAAGAGGTGCGGCAACCTCACCATCTCCGACCCATCCTGGCTCACTGACCTGGAGACAGGAAGATCGTGTGGTTCCTTGGATTTCGAGGTCAATTGCAATAACAGTATGCCAGTTCTCCAGAGCTCTGGATCCACTGGATTAAGTGGCTTCGCAATCAAGGACATCTTGTACGAAGAACGCAGTTTGCGTGTCGTTGATCTGTACAAAGAGGAAGACTTTGACGTCTCTAACGGCTGCAATCTCCCGAGATGGAACACCTCCCGCAAACTAGGACACCCGTTTAAGGTCAATCCCatcaacttgaacctcatcttcTACAACTGCACGAAGACGGTGGCGCTTGTGGAGGCGAGATGCGTGAACACGAGCAACGCGTTTGTCCGCGCAGGAGTGCGCTCCGACATGACGGGGGGCTATGCCGGCTACGCTTTGGACGGCTGTGATGCTATTGTCGTGCCGGTTCCAGGCTCGTCGGGTGAAGGGAAGGCAAGTAACTACAAGCGTGTCATCAGCGATGGCTTCCTCCTGACATGGGATCCACCCCCTGCAC CCGGCCAGCCGTGGCGGATGTTGGCTCTTCTCGTTCTCTCGCGCTGA
- the LOC141042625 gene encoding uncharacterized protein, which produces MDISYEERSMHVVDVQIEEDLNVSKSCHFPRWNTSAKLAPPFKVNPANLNLIFYNCTKTMAHQGRALAEMRCVNTSNTFVRSGVPYDAIGDYTGYALEGCDAIVMPVMGSSGEANGSDYEWLISDGFILTWDLLPLPYSCTCT; this is translated from the coding sequence ATGGACATCTCCTACGAGGAACGCAGTATGCATGTCGTTGATGTACAGATAGAAGAAGACTTGAACGTCTCGAAGAGCTGCCATTTCCCGAGATGGAACACCTCCGCAAAACTGGCACCTCCGTTTAAGGTCAACCCAGCCAACCTGAACCTCATCTTCTATAACTGCACCAAGACGATGGCGCATCAGGGCCGGGCGCTGGCGGAGATGAGATGTGTGAACACAAGTAACACGTTTGTTCGCTCGGGAGTGCCTTACGATGCAATCGGGGACTACACCGGCTATGCTTTGGAGGGCTGTGATGCTATCGTCATGCCCGTGATGGGCTCGTCTGGTGAGGCGAACGGGAGCGACTACGAGTGGCTCATCAGCGATGGCTTCATCTTGACATGGGATCTCCTTCCTCTCCCCTACTCCTGCACCTGCACGTAA
- the LOC109768900 gene encoding LEAF RUST 10 DISEASE-RESISTANCEUS RECEPTOR-LIKE PROTEIN KINASE-like 2.4 isoform X2, translating to MSLSCCWFVVFVGVWWLPLMLVVAEDQQGGDCSAQKCGNVSIFDPFWLTDKVTGRSCGSQPYQDFDVSCLNNSYPALRAIPFNLGFKILNISYEQRSLYAIDLGKLDALQAGNSCQALLYNTSVKLNRPFRIAPVNLNLILYNCTEKDGAAAAARRDIHLELTSVRCGNQWEVLARAGVPHDATGNYSNYALKGCAAVVVPVPGSSAGASASDYKQLFNDGFLLTWDPPLRPSILPRGEKRGKKIMLIGMTSAAATFLFASLYVLIMHRKGKRLWFLLCKKTSSNTEKNYEAMIVSYGSLAPKRFMYSEVMKITSSRNNQLGKGGYGVVFKGRLHDGRLVAVKFLHDCKGNGDEFVNEVMSIGRTSHVNVVSLFGFCLEGSKRALIYEYMPNGSLDMYIYSENPKEILGWERLYAIAIGIARGLEYLHHSCNTRIVHFDIKPQNILLDKDFNPKIADFGLAKLCHTKESNLSMTGARGTIGFIAPEVHSRTFGVVSTKSDVYSYGMMLLEMVGGRRNVKSIVAKSSEKYFPDWIYDHFAQDDGLQACEVTGETEEIARKMTLIGLWCVQILPAYRPTITKVLEMFERSSNDMDMPPKQNFSGLLESSAHNMDVQSSSSTRSEEISLVNSKILQKSPTL from the exons ATGTCTCTCAGCTGCTGCTGGTTCGTGGTCTTCGTGGGGGTGTGGTGGCTGCCGCTGATGCTCGTGGTGGCCGAGGACCAGCAGGGTGGAGACTGCTCGGCCCAGAAGTGCGGCAACGTCAGCATCTTCGATCCGTTCTGGCTCACTGACAAAGTTACGGGAAGATCATGCGGTTCTCAACCATACCAGGACTTCGATGTCTCTTGTCTTAACAACAGTTATCCAGCTCTACGCGCTATACCTTTCAACTTGGGCTTCAAAATCCTCAACATCTCTTACGAGCAACGCAGCTTGTATGCAATTGATCTCGGCAAGCTGGACGCGTTGcaggccggcaacagctgccaaGCACTGCTCTATAACACCTCAGTCAAGCTGAATCGCCCGTTCAGGATCGCCCCCGTCAATCTGAACCTCATTCTGTACAACTGCACGGAGAAGGACGGAGCAGCGGCAGCGGCACGTCGGGACATACACCTGGAGCTGACGAGCGTGAGGTGCGGGAACCAGTGGGAGGTGCTTGCCCGGGCGGGAGTGCCTCACGATGCCACCGGGAACTACAGCAATTACGCTCTGAAGGGCTGCGCCGCCGTCGTGGTGCCGGTGCCGGGCTCGTCGGCCGGGGCGAGCGCGAGCGACTACAAGCAGCTCTTCAACGATGGGTTCCTCTTGACATGGGATCCCCCGCTTCGTCCCTCTATCCTTCCAC GTGGCGAGAAGAGAGGGAAGAAGATTATGCTAATAG GTATGACATCAGCAGCTGCAACCTTTCTCTTTGCAAGTCTTTATGTGCTAATAATGCATAGAAAGGGAAAGAGACTATGGTTTCTCCTTTGCAAGAAGACTAGCAGCAACACTGAAAAAAATTATGAGGCCATGATAGTATCATATGGATCCCTAGCTCCAAAAAGATTCATGTATTCAGAGGTAATGAAGATAACGTCTTCACGCAACAATCAGCTTGGAAAAGGTGGTTATGGTGTGGTTTTCAAAGGAAGACTACACGATGGTCGTCTTGTTGCTGTAAAATTCTTGCATGACTGCAAAGGAAATGGGGACGAGTTTGTGAATGAGGTTATGAGTATTGGCAGGACCTCTCATGTTAATGTAGTTAGCTTATTTGGGTTTTGCTTGGAGGGATCAAAACGAGCTCTTATATATGAGTACATGCCCAACGGTTCCTTGGATATGTACATTTATTCAGAGAACCCCAAAGAAATTTTAGGATGGGAGAGGCTTTATGCGATAGCAATCGGGATTGCTCGTGGCCTCGAATACTTGCACCATAGCTGTAATACACGTATCGTCCATTTCGATATCAAGCCCCAAAATATCCTTCTAGACAAAGATTTTAACCCAAAGATTGCTGATTTTGGTCTAGCTAAATTGTGCCATACAAAGGAGAGCAATCTTTCAATGACTGGAGCTAGAGGAACAATTGGGTTCATCGCTCCAGAAGTTCACTCTCGAACCTTCGGGGTGGTTTCAACAAAGTCAGATGTTTATAGTTATGGAATGATGCTATTGGAAATGGTTGGAGGCAGGAGAAATGTAAAATCAATTGTTGCAAAATCCAGCGAAAAGTATTTTCCAGACTGGATTTATGACCACTTTGCGCAAGATGATGGATTACAAGCATGTGAAGTCACAGGAGAAACTGAGGAAATCGCAAGAAAGATGACATTAATTGGCTTGTGGTGCGTACAAATATTGCCTGCATATCGCCCTACCATAACCAAAGTTCTAGAAATGTTCGAGAGAAGCTCAAATGACATGGACATGCCACCGAAGCAAAACTTCTCTGGATTGCT TGAAAGTTCAGCTCACAATATGGATGTACAAAGTTCAAGTTCTACCAGATCTGAGGAGATCAGCCTTGTGAATTCAAAAATCCTACAAAAATCGCCAACTCTTTGA
- the LOC109768900 gene encoding LEAF RUST 10 DISEASE-RESISTANCEUS RECEPTOR-LIKE PROTEIN KINASE-like 2.1 isoform X1 has product MHPTSLLFTLASLFLFHQRVHAECEPMACGNFTIKYPFWLGAPSRPAPEPSCGHPAFELWCSGSNTSASMRGSAIQVLSIDYGASSFVASHSRFSGSEDGVCRADFNMSSSLALSSFKLSPSNMALCLLFNCNGTEPRGPAYVNATRSCGIPIYAYLGGRYDWVTPPAIPTGSCTYTYLPVLASEAAISTAANYSRLLKDGFILDWAGTGSGDCHACVASGGECRYSSSTAEFACLCRSAPAGGMLHGPTCAGGEKRGKKIMLIGMTSAAATFLFASLYVLIMHRKGKRLWFLLCKKTSSNTEKNYEAMIVSYGSLAPKRFMYSEVMKITSSRNNQLGKGGYGVVFKGRLHDGRLVAVKFLHDCKGNGDEFVNEVMSIGRTSHVNVVSLFGFCLEGSKRALIYEYMPNGSLDMYIYSENPKEILGWERLYAIAIGIARGLEYLHHSCNTRIVHFDIKPQNILLDKDFNPKIADFGLAKLCHTKESNLSMTGARGTIGFIAPEVHSRTFGVVSTKSDVYSYGMMLLEMVGGRRNVKSIVAKSSEKYFPDWIYDHFAQDDGLQACEVTGETEEIARKMTLIGLWCVQILPAYRPTITKVLEMFERSSNDMDMPPKQNFSGLLESSAHNMDVQSSSSTRSEEISLVNSKILQKSPTL; this is encoded by the exons ATGCATCCAACCTCACTGCTCTTCACCTTGGCCTCACTGTTCCTCTTCCATCAACGGGTACATGCCGAGTGTGAGCCGATGGCGTGCGGGAACTTCACCATCAAGTACCCGTTCTGGCTCGGCGCGCCTAGCCGCCCCGCGCCGGAGCCCTCCTGCGGCCACCCAGCCTTCGAGCTCTGGTGCAGCGGCAGCAACACCTCCGCTTCCATGCGTGGCTCCGCCATCCAGGTCCTCAGCATCGACTATGGCGCCAGCTCCTTCGTCGCCTCCCATAGCAGATTCTCCGGGAGCGAGGACGGTGTGTGCCGCGCCGATTTCAACATGTCCTCCAGCCTAGCTCTTAGTTCGTTCAAGCTCAGCCCCAGCAATATGGCCCTGTGCCTCCTCTTCAATTGCAACGGCACAGAGCCACGGGGACCCGCCTACGTGAACGCCACCCGCAGCTGCGGCATTCCCATCTATGCGTACCTGGGCGGGCGCTACGACTGGGTCACGCCGCCGGCGATTCCCACAGGGAGCTGCACGTACACTTACCTCCCAGTGCTCGCGTCAGAGGCGGCCATCTCGACGGCGGCCAACTACAGCCGGCTGCTGAAGGACGGGTTCATCCTGGATTGGGCAGGCACCGGCAGCGGAGACTGCCACGCCTGCGTCGCTAGCGGCGGCGAGTGCCGGTACAGCAGCTCCACCGCAGAATTCGCATGCCTCTGCCGGTCTGCCCCGGCCGGTGGCATGCTGCATGGGCCAACATGTGCCG GTGGCGAGAAGAGAGGGAAGAAGATTATGCTAATAG GTATGACATCAGCAGCTGCAACCTTTCTCTTTGCAAGTCTTTATGTGCTAATAATGCATAGAAAGGGAAAGAGACTATGGTTTCTCCTTTGCAAGAAGACTAGCAGCAACACTGAAAAAAATTATGAGGCCATGATAGTATCATATGGATCCCTAGCTCCAAAAAGATTCATGTATTCAGAGGTAATGAAGATAACGTCTTCACGCAACAATCAGCTTGGAAAAGGTGGTTATGGTGTGGTTTTCAAAGGAAGACTACACGATGGTCGTCTTGTTGCTGTAAAATTCTTGCATGACTGCAAAGGAAATGGGGACGAGTTTGTGAATGAGGTTATGAGTATTGGCAGGACCTCTCATGTTAATGTAGTTAGCTTATTTGGGTTTTGCTTGGAGGGATCAAAACGAGCTCTTATATATGAGTACATGCCCAACGGTTCCTTGGATATGTACATTTATTCAGAGAACCCCAAAGAAATTTTAGGATGGGAGAGGCTTTATGCGATAGCAATCGGGATTGCTCGTGGCCTCGAATACTTGCACCATAGCTGTAATACACGTATCGTCCATTTCGATATCAAGCCCCAAAATATCCTTCTAGACAAAGATTTTAACCCAAAGATTGCTGATTTTGGTCTAGCTAAATTGTGCCATACAAAGGAGAGCAATCTTTCAATGACTGGAGCTAGAGGAACAATTGGGTTCATCGCTCCAGAAGTTCACTCTCGAACCTTCGGGGTGGTTTCAACAAAGTCAGATGTTTATAGTTATGGAATGATGCTATTGGAAATGGTTGGAGGCAGGAGAAATGTAAAATCAATTGTTGCAAAATCCAGCGAAAAGTATTTTCCAGACTGGATTTATGACCACTTTGCGCAAGATGATGGATTACAAGCATGTGAAGTCACAGGAGAAACTGAGGAAATCGCAAGAAAGATGACATTAATTGGCTTGTGGTGCGTACAAATATTGCCTGCATATCGCCCTACCATAACCAAAGTTCTAGAAATGTTCGAGAGAAGCTCAAATGACATGGACATGCCACCGAAGCAAAACTTCTCTGGATTGCT TGAAAGTTCAGCTCACAATATGGATGTACAAAGTTCAAGTTCTACCAGATCTGAGGAGATCAGCCTTGTGAATTCAAAAATCCTACAAAAATCGCCAACTCTTTGA